A region of Cellulophaga sp. RHA19 DNA encodes the following proteins:
- the mreD gene encoding rod shape-determining protein MreD: MLNNKLALHIIRFLFLVLAQVLVFNNLNFLGFINPMVYILFFYWYPVKENLSILLVVSFFLGLTIDFLSDTMAIHTAACLTIAYLRSGIMRFCFGVNYDFQNFKMTSTTTLQQVTFLALLILFHHLIFFSLEIFSFNNLLLILKKVLIVGSASLLLCLLIKSLFSIQKK; the protein is encoded by the coding sequence ATGCTAAACAATAAACTTGCACTACATATTATTCGGTTTCTCTTTCTTGTTCTAGCACAAGTACTGGTTTTTAATAACCTTAACTTTTTAGGGTTTATAAACCCTATGGTCTACATTTTGTTTTTTTATTGGTATCCTGTAAAAGAAAATTTGTCTATTTTACTTGTTGTTAGTTTTTTTCTTGGTCTTACCATAGACTTTTTATCTGACACTATGGCTATACATACGGCCGCATGTTTAACAATTGCTTATTTAAGATCTGGAATAATGCGTTTTTGTTTTGGGGTTAACTACGATTTTCAAAACTTTAAAATGACCTCTACAACTACATTACAGCAGGTTACTTTTTTAGCCTTATTAATATTATTTCATCATTTGATTTTCTTTTCTCTAGAAATTTTTAGTTTCAATAATTTGTTATTAATTTTAAAGAAAGTTTTAATTGTTGGTAGTGCATCCTTACTCCTTTGCCTACTAATAAAATCATTGTTTAGTATTCAGAAAAAATGA
- the mreC gene encoding rod shape-determining protein MreC produces the protein MQQIINFLIRNKNGLLYVFLLLIALGFTVQANSYHQSKFLNSTNWFSGNIYQTSTNVSTYFSLQEENNTLLEENKRLRNLLFNKNIVSPDSLKTDSTSTYNVIKANVIKNSYSLSKNYITINAGKNQNIKEDMGVITSNGILGIIDHTSNNFSLVQSILNTKSTINAKLKNLDYFGSLIWDTKNFNTVQLTDIPRLVKLNIGDTIVTGASSSIFPKDIPIGVIKDYSLKKSENVYHINITLFQDMANIKNVYIIKNKDIVEIKELEKRIK, from the coding sequence ATGCAGCAAATTATCAACTTTTTAATAAGAAACAAAAACGGACTACTGTATGTTTTTTTATTACTAATTGCATTGGGTTTTACGGTACAGGCAAACTCATATCATCAATCTAAGTTTTTGAATTCTACAAATTGGTTTTCTGGTAATATTTACCAAACATCTACCAATGTGTCTACTTACTTTTCTTTACAAGAAGAAAACAACACTCTTTTAGAGGAAAACAAAAGGCTACGTAATTTACTTTTTAATAAAAATATTGTTAGTCCAGACAGTCTAAAAACAGATTCTACCTCAACATACAATGTAATTAAAGCAAATGTTATTAAAAATAGCTACTCGCTATCTAAAAACTACATTACTATAAACGCAGGTAAAAATCAGAATATAAAAGAAGATATGGGTGTTATAACGTCTAATGGTATTTTAGGTATTATAGACCATACATCTAACAATTTTTCATTAGTACAAAGCATACTAAATACAAAGTCTACAATTAATGCCAAACTTAAAAACTTAGATTATTTTGGCTCTCTTATTTGGGATACTAAAAATTTTAATACGGTACAACTAACAGATATCCCTAGATTAGTTAAGCTAAATATAGGTGATACTATTGTTACAGGAGCTAGTTCTAGTATTTTCCCTAAAGATATTCCTATTGGCGTTATTAAAGATTACAGCTTAAAAAAATCTGAAAACGTATACCATATTAACATAACCTTATTTCAGGATATGGCTAATATTAAAAATGTTTACATCATAAAAAATAAAGACATTGTAGAAATTAAAGAATTAGAAAAGAGAATAAAATAA
- a CDS encoding rod shape-determining protein, protein MGFFDFFTEEIAIDLGTANTLIIHLDKVVVDSPSIVARDRISGKIIAVGKDANMMQGKTHENIKTIRPLKDGVIADFDASEKMINMFIKNIPALKKKWFPPALRMVVCIPSGITEVEMRAVKESCERVNGKEVYLIHEPMAAAIGIGLDIMQPKGNMIVDIGGGTTEIAVIALGGIVCDKSVKIAGDVFTNDIIYYMRTQHNLYVGESTAENIKITIGSATEDLQEPPEEMSVQGRDLLTGKPKQVSISYREIAKALDKSILRIEDAVMETLSQTPPELAADIYNTGIYLAGGGSMLRGLDRRLSQKTDLPVYIAEDPLRAVVRGTGIALKNLERYKNILIK, encoded by the coding sequence ATGGGATTTTTTGATTTTTTTACAGAAGAGATAGCTATAGATCTTGGAACAGCTAATACACTAATAATACATTTAGACAAAGTTGTTGTAGATAGCCCTTCTATTGTTGCTAGAGATAGAATTAGCGGAAAAATAATTGCAGTTGGTAAAGATGCCAATATGATGCAAGGTAAAACCCATGAAAATATAAAAACAATTAGACCACTTAAAGATGGTGTAATTGCAGATTTTGATGCGTCTGAAAAGATGATAAATATGTTTATTAAAAACATACCTGCATTAAAAAAGAAATGGTTTCCGCCTGCATTGCGTATGGTTGTTTGTATTCCTTCTGGTATTACAGAAGTAGAAATGCGAGCAGTAAAAGAATCTTGTGAACGTGTAAACGGTAAAGAGGTTTATTTAATTCATGAACCTATGGCAGCAGCTATTGGTATTGGATTAGACATTATGCAGCCTAAAGGTAATATGATTGTAGATATAGGTGGTGGTACTACAGAAATTGCTGTTATTGCATTAGGTGGTATTGTTTGTGACAAGTCTGTAAAAATTGCAGGCGATGTATTTACAAATGATATTATTTATTATATGCGTACACAACACAACCTTTATGTTGGTGAAAGTACTGCTGAAAACATAAAAATAACAATAGGTTCTGCTACTGAAGATTTACAAGAACCACCTGAAGAAATGTCTGTACAAGGTAGAGATTTATTAACAGGTAAACCTAAACAGGTTTCTATTTCTTACCGAGAAATTGCTAAGGCCTTAGACAAATCTATCTTAAGAATTGAAGATGCGGTAATGGAAACTTTATCTCAGACTCCACCAGAATTAGCTGCAGATATCTATAACACAGGTATTTACCTTGCAGGTGGTGGATCTATGTTAAGAGGATTAGACCGCAGGTTATCCCAAAAGACAGATTTACCCGTATATATAGCAGAAGATCCTTTACGCGCAGTTGTTAGAGGAACAGGTATTGCTCTTAAAAACTTAGAACGTTATAAGAATATCCTAATTAAATAA